A window of the Zeugodacus cucurbitae isolate PBARC_wt_2022May chromosome 4, idZeuCucr1.2, whole genome shotgun sequence genome harbors these coding sequences:
- the LOC105221168 gene encoding uncharacterized protein LOC105221168 — MKKANGYKPFVINSTLDACEYIRKMNNPIANLMYPFIKPYTNINHSCPYIGEQIVKNLYPKNELVKLFLPKGDYLLMLSWILSGIRYLVTNVYFTINE; from the exons ATGAAGAAAGCGAATGGTTATAAACCGTTTGTGATAAATTCAACATTAGATGCTTGTGAATACATTCGTAAGATGAATAATCCTATTGCCAATTTGATGTATCCATTTATTAAACCGTACACCAATATAAATCACAGCTGTCCATATATT GGTGAACAAATCGTGAAGAATCTTTATCCGAAGAATGAACTAGTTAAACTGTTTCTTCCTAAGGGCGATTATCTCCTAATGTTGTCATGGATACTGAGTGGCATAAGGTACTTAGTCACTAACGTTTACTTC
- the LOC114805340 gene encoding uncharacterized protein LOC114805340, with the protein MYMKFTNAHCESFNKSWVVVNQCRLRAVKRDVTALNINVTLLHPANDIRLDIAYLKKANGYKPFVLNSTIDACDYIRKKNNPIANLVYPFFQPFSNINHSCPYVGDQIVKDFYPKNEIVTLFLPTGDYLLLLSWILSKKKTLVTNVYFTWNV; encoded by the exons ATGTACATGAAGTTTACTAATGCCCACTGTGAGTCGTTCAACAAATCCTGGGTGGTAGTGAATCAGTGTCGTTTGCGTGCGGTAAAACGGGATGTTACGGCTCTAAATATCAATGTAACACTTCTTCATCCGGCCAACGATATACGG TTGGACATAGCCTACTTGAAGAAAGCGAATGGCTATAAACCGTTTGTACTGAATTCAACTATAGACGCTTGTGATTACATTCGCAAGAAGAATAATCCAATTGCAAATCTGGTTTATCCATTTTTTCAACCCTTCAGTAATATAAATCACAGCTGCCCCTATGTT GGTGATCAAATAGTGAAGGACTTTTATCCGAAGAATGAAATAGTTACTCTGTTTCTACCTACTGGAGATTATCTCTTGCTGTTGTCATGGATACTAAGTAAAAAGAAGACCTTGGTTACCAATGTATACTTTACTTGGAACGTGTGA